The proteins below come from a single Streptomyces sp. B3I8 genomic window:
- a CDS encoding nuclear transport factor 2 family protein translates to MLDSHTRAALAAQITGPVFGPEDEGFAAECAPFNLAVTHRPRVVVGARDSADVQAAVRFAARRGLPVAVMATGHQAILAADDAVLITTHRMAQVSIDPTSRTARVAAGARWQHVIDAATPHGLAPLNGSSPLVGVVGYTLGGGLSPTMGRAHGWAADHVTSLEVVTADGALRFVDATSEPDLFWALRGGKSNFGVVTAMEFALFPVEQLWAGGLFFDGADAAAVLHAYARVTAGAPDELSSSIALLRLPALPGVPPFLADRFAVHVRVSYLGPEADAARLVAPLRAAAPVLVDTLGPMPYASFAQIHNDPADPAPFMERTAMLGSLTGDAVDEILAAAGPTADCPVHFVELRHLGGALGRAADNAVGHRDARFALWVVGVGAPDAFTAMNAYADELLQRMRPWSTGGRYLNFMAAQDTGVLDVSAAYDAPDYRRLRGIKRRFDPDNLFRLNHNIPPEESPMSEAALQRLTDHAEIADALHRYTAGLDHGDAELLASSLTEDALVDLTPATGKIGLDFPPLKPRDAVVGALIPAVGPLDTSHVISNIRATVDGDTAHVNCYAMAQHYLPHEGPRPDRTRHALMMNRYDADLTRDGSTWRISRLTIDSAWFEGDKTVLLPGD, encoded by the coding sequence ATGCTCGATTCACACACGCGCGCCGCTCTGGCCGCGCAGATCACCGGACCCGTGTTCGGACCGGAAGACGAAGGGTTCGCCGCGGAGTGCGCGCCCTTCAACCTCGCCGTGACCCACCGCCCTCGCGTCGTCGTCGGGGCCCGCGACAGTGCCGACGTGCAAGCCGCCGTTCGCTTCGCCGCCCGACGGGGTCTGCCGGTCGCCGTGATGGCCACCGGTCACCAGGCGATCCTCGCGGCCGACGACGCGGTGCTCATCACCACGCACCGCATGGCGCAGGTGAGCATCGACCCCACGTCCCGCACAGCGCGCGTGGCGGCGGGTGCCCGCTGGCAGCACGTGATCGACGCGGCGACGCCGCACGGGCTCGCGCCGCTCAACGGCTCCTCGCCGCTCGTCGGAGTCGTCGGCTACACCCTCGGCGGGGGCCTGAGCCCCACCATGGGCCGTGCTCACGGCTGGGCGGCCGACCATGTCACCTCCCTGGAGGTCGTGACGGCCGACGGTGCGTTGCGCTTCGTCGACGCCACGTCGGAACCCGACCTGTTCTGGGCGCTGCGCGGCGGCAAGAGCAACTTCGGTGTCGTGACCGCCATGGAGTTCGCCCTGTTCCCGGTGGAACAGCTGTGGGCGGGCGGACTCTTCTTCGACGGCGCCGACGCGGCGGCCGTCCTGCACGCCTACGCCCGGGTCACGGCCGGGGCGCCGGACGAACTGAGCTCGTCGATCGCGCTGCTGCGGCTGCCGGCCCTGCCCGGCGTGCCCCCGTTCCTCGCCGACCGGTTCGCCGTGCACGTCCGCGTCTCCTACCTCGGCCCGGAGGCCGACGCCGCCCGGCTGGTCGCGCCGCTGCGGGCGGCCGCACCCGTCCTCGTGGACACGCTGGGCCCCATGCCGTACGCGTCCTTCGCCCAGATCCACAACGACCCGGCGGACCCGGCGCCGTTCATGGAGCGCACCGCGATGCTGGGGTCGCTGACCGGCGACGCCGTCGACGAGATCCTGGCCGCCGCCGGCCCGACGGCCGACTGCCCGGTGCACTTCGTCGAGTTGCGTCACCTCGGCGGCGCGCTGGGCCGCGCCGCGGACAACGCCGTCGGACACCGGGACGCCCGGTTCGCGCTCTGGGTCGTGGGTGTCGGGGCGCCTGACGCCTTCACCGCGATGAACGCCTACGCCGACGAGCTGCTGCAGCGGATGCGCCCCTGGTCGACCGGTGGACGCTACCTGAACTTCATGGCCGCCCAGGACACCGGCGTACTGGACGTGAGCGCGGCATACGACGCGCCCGACTACCGCAGGCTCCGGGGCATCAAGAGGCGCTTCGACCCGGACAACCTCTTCCGCCTGAACCACAACATCCCTCCCGAGGAGAGCCCGATGTCCGAGGCCGCACTGCAGCGTCTGACCGACCACGCCGAGATCGCCGACGCACTGCACCGCTACACGGCCGGGCTCGACCACGGCGACGCCGAGCTGCTCGCCTCGTCCCTGACCGAGGACGCCCTGGTCGACCTGACACCGGCCACCGGCAAGATCGGTCTCGACTTCCCTCCGCTCAAGCCGCGGGACGCGGTCGTGGGAGCGCTCATCCCGGCGGTCGGCCCGCTCGACACCAGTCACGTGATCAGCAACATCCGCGCGACCGTGGACGGCGACACCGCCCACGTGAACTGCTACGCGATGGCTCAGCACTACTTGCCCCACGAGGGCCCCAGGCCGGACCGGACCCGGCACGCGCTGATGATGAACCGCTACGACGCGGACCTGACGCGCGACGGAAGCACCTGGCGCATCAGCAGGCTGACGATCGACAGCGCCTGGTTCGAGGGCGACAAGACCGTCCTGCTTCCCGGCGACTGA
- a CDS encoding GNAT family N-acetyltransferase: MDHVIRAIRTGEWAAVKRLRLEALRDPLAHLAFLETYENAAAKPDVFWQERTSTAAEGAFQRQQFIAERPDGEWDGSVTVMVEEAGTEDFLGHVVEHRQGHLVGVFVRPEQRGSGLTGALFDAAVDWCWKTGLHRVRLFVHEHNVRAEAFYRKAGFVPTGVTGAVPGDSGHQEREMVLRRPAEPAQVHRAL, from the coding sequence ATGGACCACGTGATTCGCGCCATTCGCACGGGCGAGTGGGCGGCCGTGAAGCGGCTGCGGCTCGAGGCGTTGCGGGACCCGCTGGCGCATCTCGCCTTTCTGGAGACGTACGAGAACGCCGCCGCGAAGCCGGACGTCTTCTGGCAGGAACGCACGTCGACCGCGGCGGAGGGAGCGTTCCAGCGGCAGCAGTTCATTGCCGAGCGGCCCGACGGTGAGTGGGACGGCTCCGTGACCGTGATGGTGGAGGAGGCCGGCACGGAGGACTTCCTCGGGCACGTCGTGGAGCATCGGCAAGGGCATCTGGTCGGCGTCTTCGTGCGGCCGGAGCAGCGCGGGAGCGGTCTGACGGGGGCGCTGTTCGACGCCGCGGTGGACTGGTGCTGGAAGACCGGGCTGCACCGCGTGCGGCTGTTCGTGCACGAGCACAACGTGCGGGCCGAGGCGTTCTACCGCAAGGCCGGGTTCGTACCCACCGGAGTCACCGGGGCGGTGCCGGGCGACTCGGGACACCAGGAGCGGGAGATGGTCCTGCGGCGGCCGGCCGAGCCCGCACAGGTCCACAGAGCCCTGTGA
- a CDS encoding AfsR/SARP family transcriptional regulator produces MPGPAARGSGRTACGAGRQEPRTLMSDLGQHPFIIGRVMRLAILGPVRAWRRDEEIDLGSPQQRGLLALLLLHEGRPVETEAILEALWGERGPRGARGTVRTYVYRLRPILGDMAVIESTGNGYRLTVRDGTFDLTEFRELTDRARRARRADDAASAAEFLRRALGTWQGPSLSGVRGPFFERERDRLEELRLAALEEVFALELEAGGQPDLTSEIRAAVREHPLRERLHEQLVLSLFRAGRRAEALAAYQHTRRLLREELGVDPGPALRALHSRILREDDHSPAPAAPEPVPAPAPAAVPAQLPAELAVFTGRSAEIEELSSTLRDAAHAPVIGITGLGGMGKTALAVRLAHTQRHLYPDGQLFADLGGVEHPVGPLEVLGRFLRAVGVSRLPASLDERAALWRTTVSGRRLLIVLDAVSSGDQVRPLLPGAVGCAVIMTGPRRLVDLPGIPWLRLGVLRPEDALHLLAAISGTRRVFAEQAAARRLVEACSYQPLSVHVAAARLDARPSWTIDQILAQLEDDLRQPVVMHEDCKIVDRPFRDAQGRMDVFHRNAFHLAAVPDCGRLDAAMAAAVLDLPVNEATAVMEALVDAHVVETGANGDYHFLGLVKAFARRQALNGLGHEHCQQALHRLLRHCLTVKDTVGDEDLRAVVDQITDLPDALAELVSPSLP; encoded by the coding sequence ATGCCGGGCCCGGCTGCTCGGGGCAGCGGCAGGACTGCGTGCGGGGCCGGCCGCCAGGAGCCGAGGACGCTGATGTCGGACCTGGGACAACACCCGTTCATAATCGGTCGCGTGATGCGTCTCGCGATTCTTGGTCCTGTCCGTGCATGGCGGCGGGACGAGGAGATAGACCTCGGATCCCCACAGCAGCGTGGACTGCTCGCGCTGCTGCTTCTGCATGAGGGGCGCCCGGTGGAGACCGAGGCGATCCTGGAGGCCTTGTGGGGCGAGCGAGGGCCTCGGGGCGCTCGGGGCACCGTTCGCACCTACGTCTATCGGCTCCGCCCGATTCTCGGCGACATGGCGGTCATCGAGTCGACCGGCAACGGCTACCGTCTCACGGTTCGTGACGGGACGTTCGACCTGACGGAGTTCCGGGAGCTGACCGACCGGGCTCGCAGGGCACGCCGCGCCGACGACGCGGCGAGTGCCGCCGAGTTCCTGCGCCGGGCGCTCGGCACATGGCAGGGGCCGTCCCTGTCGGGTGTCCGGGGCCCTTTCTTCGAGCGCGAGCGCGACCGGCTGGAGGAGCTGCGGCTGGCTGCCCTGGAGGAGGTGTTCGCTCTCGAACTGGAGGCCGGGGGGCAGCCCGATCTGACGTCCGAGATCCGGGCGGCCGTCAGGGAGCACCCGCTGCGGGAGCGGCTGCACGAGCAGCTCGTGCTGTCGTTGTTCCGGGCCGGCCGTCGGGCCGAGGCCCTGGCCGCCTATCAGCACACACGGCGGCTGCTGCGCGAGGAGCTGGGCGTGGATCCCGGACCCGCGCTTCGCGCGCTCCACAGCCGCATCCTGCGCGAGGACGACCATTCGCCCGCTCCAGCGGCCCCTGAGCCGGTCCCGGCTCCCGCGCCCGCTGCGGTTCCGGCACAACTCCCGGCAGAGCTGGCGGTGTTCACCGGGCGCAGCGCGGAGATCGAGGAACTGTCCTCGACGTTGCGCGATGCCGCGCACGCGCCGGTCATCGGCATCACCGGCCTGGGCGGCATGGGCAAGACCGCGCTGGCCGTGCGTCTCGCGCACACCCAACGGCACCTGTATCCCGATGGGCAGCTCTTCGCCGACCTCGGCGGCGTCGAGCATCCGGTCGGCCCGCTGGAGGTGCTCGGCCGGTTCCTGCGTGCGGTCGGGGTGTCCCGGCTGCCGGCATCGCTGGACGAACGTGCCGCGCTGTGGCGTACGACGGTGTCGGGGCGCCGTCTGCTGATCGTCCTGGACGCGGTCTCCAGCGGTGACCAGGTGCGGCCGTTGCTGCCGGGCGCCGTGGGCTGTGCCGTCATCATGACCGGTCCGCGGCGCCTCGTCGATCTGCCCGGCATTCCCTGGCTGCGCCTCGGCGTTCTGCGGCCCGAGGACGCGTTGCACCTGCTCGCCGCCATCTCCGGGACCCGGCGGGTCTTCGCGGAGCAGGCGGCGGCCCGTCGCCTGGTGGAAGCCTGCTCCTACCAGCCGCTGTCGGTGCATGTGGCGGCCGCCCGGCTGGATGCCCGGCCGTCGTGGACGATCGACCAGATCCTTGCCCAGCTCGAGGACGATCTGCGCCAGCCGGTCGTCATGCATGAGGACTGCAAGATTGTCGACAGGCCGTTCCGTGATGCCCAGGGACGCATGGACGTCTTCCACCGCAATGCGTTCCACCTCGCCGCCGTTCCCGACTGCGGCCGGCTGGATGCCGCCATGGCCGCGGCGGTGCTGGACCTGCCGGTCAACGAGGCCACAGCCGTCATGGAAGCCCTCGTCGACGCCCACGTGGTGGAGACCGGCGCGAACGGCGACTACCACTTCCTCGGACTCGTCAAGGCGTTCGCGCGACGTCAGGCTCTGAACGGGCTCGGGCACGAGCACTGCCAGCAAGCGCTGCACCGGTTGCTGCGTCACTGTCTGACCGTCAAGGACACGGTGGGCGACGAGGATCTGCGCGCGGTGGTGGATCAGATCACCGACCTTCCGGACGCGCTCGCGGAGCTGGTGTCGCCCTCACTGCCCTGA
- a CDS encoding pore-forming ESAT-6 family protein, with protein sequence MAQGMDRRSYDTGASGDTQINIQAVVGRLEEVIAARDRQVKAAMSDFTADGVADEYHGKEQRWNRASQEVKNIITLVKTTLEKNDGTAQSTLSRAKSAVDNIG encoded by the coding sequence ATGGCGCAGGGAATGGATCGTCGCTCGTACGACACGGGTGCGTCGGGTGACACGCAGATCAACATCCAGGCGGTCGTGGGCCGGCTGGAAGAGGTCATCGCGGCGCGCGACCGGCAGGTCAAGGCGGCGATGTCGGACTTCACCGCGGACGGCGTGGCGGACGAGTACCACGGCAAGGAGCAGCGGTGGAACCGGGCCTCGCAGGAGGTCAAGAACATCATCACGCTGGTGAAGACGACGCTGGAGAAGAACGACGGCACCGCGCAGTCGACGCTCTCGCGGGCCAAGTCGGCGGTCGACAACATCGGCTGA
- a CDS encoding SCO6880 family protein translates to MTTESHLSHTIAPRRTYLIGRARPNAIIGRNRETGEIALIVAGAFLGMMCGLLVPTLSLRIVLLMGFPMLALAAVYVPYRRRTFYKWFEINRSFKRTVKRNPTYRSVAMEAGTRLDGREVEIGPPPGIGRISWLAAPFGPDEIAVLLHADRRTVTAAIEIEGPGVGLRDSEDQEALVDRFGTLLKHVANGDGFVSRLQMLARTLPADPDAHAKDVSVRGDERSPGWLQRSYDELQSMVSTSSEQHRAYLVACMHFNRELAAEANAMARAARTQHGRKVDRDAGLAVVMARELTDICSRLQEADIRVRQPLGQGRLASLIHSMYDPDHPIDHIQAMTRRNAWPAELDAMEPTFLQAKTRESTTREPWCHATAWVKEWPMTPVGVNFLAPLLVHTPDVIRTVAVTMDLEPTEIAIERMLTEKTNDAAEASRAAKMNRTVDPRDMAADNRLDQRGEDLASGAAGVNLVGWITVSSRNPEALARDKRTIRASAGKSYLKLEWCDREHHRAFVNTLPFATGIRR, encoded by the coding sequence TTGACGACCGAGTCCCACCTGTCGCACACGATCGCGCCCCGCCGGACGTACCTGATCGGCCGGGCCCGGCCGAACGCGATCATCGGACGCAACCGCGAGACGGGCGAGATCGCCCTGATCGTCGCCGGCGCGTTCCTCGGCATGATGTGCGGGCTCCTCGTCCCCACGCTCTCCCTGCGCATCGTGCTCCTGATGGGCTTCCCGATGCTCGCGCTCGCCGCCGTCTACGTGCCCTACCGGCGCCGCACGTTCTACAAGTGGTTCGAGATCAACCGCAGCTTCAAGCGCACGGTCAAGCGGAACCCCACCTACCGCAGCGTCGCCATGGAGGCCGGCACCCGGCTCGACGGCCGCGAGGTCGAGATCGGTCCGCCGCCCGGCATCGGCCGCATCTCCTGGCTCGCCGCCCCCTTCGGCCCCGACGAGATCGCCGTCCTCCTGCACGCCGACCGGCGCACGGTCACCGCCGCCATCGAGATCGAGGGCCCCGGCGTCGGCCTGCGCGACAGCGAGGACCAGGAAGCCCTCGTCGACCGCTTCGGCACGCTCCTCAAGCACGTGGCCAACGGCGACGGCTTCGTCAGCCGCCTGCAGATGCTCGCCCGCACCCTGCCCGCCGACCCCGACGCCCACGCCAAGGACGTCTCCGTCCGCGGCGACGAGCGCTCCCCGGGCTGGCTGCAGCGCTCGTACGACGAACTGCAGTCCATGGTGTCCACCAGCAGCGAGCAGCACCGCGCCTACCTCGTCGCCTGCATGCACTTCAACCGCGAACTGGCCGCCGAGGCCAACGCGATGGCGCGCGCCGCCCGCACCCAGCACGGCCGGAAGGTGGACCGCGACGCCGGGCTCGCCGTCGTCATGGCCCGCGAGCTCACCGACATCTGCTCGCGCCTCCAGGAGGCCGACATCCGGGTCCGCCAGCCGCTCGGCCAGGGCCGGCTCGCCTCCCTGATCCACTCCATGTACGACCCGGACCACCCCATCGACCACATCCAGGCGATGACCAGGCGCAACGCCTGGCCGGCCGAACTGGACGCCATGGAGCCCACGTTCCTCCAGGCCAAGACCCGCGAGTCCACCACCCGCGAGCCCTGGTGCCACGCCACCGCCTGGGTCAAGGAGTGGCCGATGACCCCGGTCGGCGTGAACTTCCTGGCGCCGCTGCTCGTCCACACCCCGGACGTGATCCGCACCGTCGCCGTCACGATGGACCTCGAACCCACCGAGATCGCCATCGAGCGCATGCTGACCGAGAAGACGAACGACGCCGCCGAGGCCAGCCGCGCCGCCAAGATGAACCGCACCGTCGACCCACGCGACATGGCCGCCGACAACCGCCTCGACCAGCGCGGCGAGGACCTCGCCAGCGGCGCGGCCGGCGTCAACCTGGTCGGCTGGATCACCGTCTCCTCACGCAACCCCGAGGCGCTGGCCCGCGACAAGCGGACCATCCGCGCCTCGGCCGGAAAGTCGTACCTGAAGCTGGAGTGGTGCGACCGCGAGCACCATCGCGCCTTCGTGAACACTCTTCCGTTCGCCACCGGCATCCGAAGGTAG
- a CDS encoding type IV secretory system conjugative DNA transfer family protein, producing the protein MRPEDRGHQAGGQHDDVTPGGGRGGIPDGLLIGLLLFLLGTTLLVWTATGLSGLFAAGGWPHAVTFSRTPSAMRHLMGQPHDLRGAWPDTPADQLSGYGLFWGLFIAQLMILFVLTVFIMGTLTRARAVRARRRAAAQGAPLAQEPAQAAPTTAPTGPEPAAPVVALPVAPPVAPAATPPVTTPPIEAAPTPGSPTQGVPSPRPAVDDGMPTRAQTAAATGSGGWEHPSLLLGHADSRRPAAVQAVRDAAGPAVVLTSDPSLWAETKDARAKLGPVLLYDPSHLCETPARLHWSPSAGCEDKATARARAEALLAPVRPTARIDQALADTAETLLRCCLHAAAVDGRAVRHLHRWAQGTGVQEAVRVLRTSPKASPGTAGELEATLTSHPDRRDMAQELTARALSSLFTVNIREACTPNRNDTLALDSFVNEGGTLYVVGEPIEDPRQRPGAMPLLTALVSHVVERGRRMAERSSAGRLDPPLALVLEDVAAVAPLPQLPDLLDTGADRGLPTLALLRSREQLRSRWPQYRLPV; encoded by the coding sequence ATGAGACCGGAGGACCGCGGTCACCAGGCGGGCGGACAGCACGACGACGTAACACCGGGCGGCGGCCGGGGCGGCATCCCGGACGGCCTGCTCATAGGGCTGCTGCTGTTCCTGCTCGGCACGACGCTGCTGGTGTGGACGGCCACGGGCCTGTCCGGCCTGTTCGCCGCCGGCGGCTGGCCGCACGCCGTCACGTTCTCCCGCACCCCGTCGGCGATGCGCCACCTGATGGGGCAGCCGCACGACCTCAGGGGCGCATGGCCGGACACCCCGGCGGACCAGCTCTCGGGATACGGGCTGTTCTGGGGCCTGTTCATCGCCCAGCTCATGATCCTGTTCGTCCTGACGGTGTTCATCATGGGCACGCTGACGAGAGCGCGAGCGGTACGGGCCCGGCGGCGGGCGGCGGCGCAGGGCGCACCTCTGGCACAGGAGCCCGCGCAGGCGGCGCCGACGACGGCGCCCACGGGGCCGGAACCGGCGGCCCCGGTGGTAGCCCTTCCGGTGGCTCCTCCGGTGGCCCCTGCCGCGACTCCTCCCGTGACTACCCCGCCGATCGAGGCCGCGCCGACACCCGGGAGCCCTACGCAGGGCGTACCGTCCCCGCGCCCCGCGGTGGACGACGGGATGCCGACGCGCGCGCAGACGGCCGCCGCGACGGGAAGCGGCGGCTGGGAACACCCCTCCCTCCTCCTCGGCCACGCCGACTCCCGGCGCCCCGCCGCCGTGCAGGCCGTACGGGACGCCGCGGGCCCCGCCGTCGTCCTCACCTCCGACCCCTCACTGTGGGCGGAGACCAAGGACGCCCGCGCCAAGCTGGGCCCCGTCCTCCTCTACGACCCCTCGCACCTGTGCGAGACCCCGGCCCGCCTCCACTGGTCCCCCTCGGCCGGCTGCGAGGACAAGGCGACGGCGCGGGCCCGCGCGGAGGCGCTCCTCGCCCCGGTCCGCCCCACCGCCAGGATCGACCAGGCCCTCGCGGACACCGCCGAGACCCTGTTGCGCTGCTGTCTGCACGCCGCCGCCGTGGACGGCCGCGCCGTCCGCCACCTCCACCGCTGGGCCCAGGGCACCGGCGTCCAGGAGGCCGTACGGGTCCTGCGCACCAGTCCCAAGGCGTCCCCCGGCACGGCGGGCGAACTGGAGGCGACCCTCACCTCGCACCCCGACCGCCGTGACATGGCACAGGAGTTGACGGCTCGCGCACTGTCCTCACTCTTCACCGTCAATATCCGCGAGGCCTGCACTCCCAACCGAAATGACACCCTCGCCTTGGATTCCTTCGTCAACGAAGGGGGAACGCTTTATGTGGTCGGTGAACCCATCGAGGACCCCAGGCAGCGTCCCGGCGCGATGCCCCTGCTGACGGCCCTCGTCTCACACGTGGTCGAGCGCGGCCGCCGCATGGCCGAACGGTCATCTGCCGGTCGCCTCGACCCACCACTTGCCCTCGTCCTGGAGGACGTGGCGGCGGTGGCCCCCCTCCCCCAGCTCCCGGACCTCCTGGACACGGGGGCCGACCGCGGGCTCCCCACCCTGGCCCTGCTCCGCTCCCGGGAACAGCTCCGCTCCCGCTGGCCGCAGTACCGGCTCCCCGTCTAG
- a CDS encoding peptidase inhibitor family I36 protein: MRRTRIRSFAVAAVALVAALGAVPTASAAPGASGSRAAYRCTPGYFCIYSDWNGGGTRCQWSQARKANTADDCSFIQRGSNVRSVRNNTGHRVQYYTRTNYHGRVGSTPSQAGGNLQGSYQIRSFKPQ; the protein is encoded by the coding sequence ATGCGTCGCACCCGTATCCGCTCGTTCGCCGTGGCCGCGGTGGCCCTGGTCGCCGCCCTCGGCGCCGTACCCACCGCGTCCGCGGCCCCAGGCGCCTCCGGCAGCCGGGCCGCCTACCGCTGCACCCCCGGATACTTCTGCATCTACAGCGACTGGAACGGCGGGGGCACCCGCTGTCAGTGGTCGCAGGCCAGGAAGGCCAACACCGCCGACGACTGTTCCTTCATCCAGCGTGGGAGCAACGTGCGTTCGGTGAGGAACAACACCGGGCACCGCGTGCAGTACTACACGCGCACGAACTACCACGGCCGCGTCGGCTCCACCCCGTCCCAGGCGGGCGGCAACCTCCAGGGCAGCTACCAGATCCGTTCCTTCAAGCCCCAGTAG
- a CDS encoding DUF6507 family protein yields the protein MSGWDLKPQGISSVLKTTGETASNIEKHAKSYGTHLTSAATNAGTISAEGGGQGGEKAQGGLVALALSQYAEHATTDLKFIAARAGKSLQGAVDATTAYLNGDEEMAAEAQHKALSAPDLDPKTPGVQTG from the coding sequence GTGTCGGGCTGGGATCTGAAGCCGCAGGGCATTTCGAGCGTGTTGAAGACGACCGGCGAGACGGCGTCGAACATCGAGAAGCACGCGAAGTCGTACGGGACACATCTGACGTCCGCGGCGACCAACGCCGGCACGATCTCCGCCGAGGGCGGGGGGCAGGGCGGCGAGAAGGCCCAGGGCGGCCTGGTCGCGCTGGCCCTGTCGCAGTACGCGGAGCACGCGACGACGGACCTCAAGTTCATCGCGGCCCGGGCGGGCAAGTCCCTGCAGGGCGCGGTCGACGCGACGACGGCCTATCTCAACGGTGACGAGGAGATGGCGGCCGAGGCGCAGCACAAGGCCCTGTCGGCGCCCGACCTCGACCCGAAGACGCCCGGGGTGCAGACCGGGTGA
- a CDS encoding ATP-binding protein, which yields MRDPLSILTEAFTSFLFGKVETTRLPVRTSTGQAQAVYLPTAAPGLGDSGVIIGREVYSGKGYIYDPFQLYGQQLPAPHWLVLGESGNGKSALEKTYVLRQLRFRDRQVVVLDAQGEDGVGEWNLIAEELGITPIRLDPTAALNHGIRLNPLDPSITTTGQLALLRTIIEVAMGHGLDERSGFALKVAHAYVNETVVERQPVLTDIVEQLRHPEPESAEAMNVALDDVRAWGLDVALVLDRLVDGDLRGMFDGPTTVGIDLDAPLIVFDLSHIDRNSIAMPILMAIVGVWLEHTWIRPDRKKRIFLVEEAWHIINSPFVAQLFQRLLKFGRRLGLSFVAVVHHLSDVVDGAAAKEAAAILKMASTRTVYAQKADEARATGRVLGLPRWAVEIIPTLTPGIAVWDVNGNVQVVKHLITETERPLVFTDRAMTESSFDRPEDDALRAAELEAEERAAAFMEHHLGELSGLDGSSESTVA from the coding sequence ATGCGGGACCCGCTGTCCATCCTCACCGAAGCCTTCACGTCCTTCCTCTTCGGCAAGGTCGAGACCACCCGGCTCCCGGTCCGCACCTCCACGGGCCAGGCCCAGGCCGTCTACCTGCCGACCGCCGCCCCCGGCCTCGGCGACTCCGGTGTGATCATCGGCCGTGAGGTGTACTCCGGGAAGGGGTACATCTACGACCCCTTCCAGCTCTACGGCCAGCAGCTCCCCGCGCCCCACTGGCTGGTCCTCGGGGAGTCCGGCAACGGCAAGTCGGCACTGGAGAAGACGTACGTGCTGCGCCAGCTCCGCTTTCGCGACCGCCAGGTCGTCGTCCTGGACGCCCAGGGCGAGGACGGCGTCGGCGAGTGGAACCTCATCGCCGAGGAGCTCGGCATAACGCCGATCCGCCTCGACCCCACGGCGGCCCTGAACCACGGCATCCGGCTCAACCCGCTGGACCCGTCCATCACCACCACCGGCCAGCTCGCCCTGCTGCGCACCATCATCGAGGTCGCCATGGGCCACGGACTCGACGAGCGCTCCGGCTTCGCCCTGAAGGTCGCCCACGCGTACGTCAACGAGACGGTCGTCGAGCGCCAGCCGGTCCTCACCGACATCGTGGAGCAACTCCGCCACCCGGAGCCCGAGTCGGCGGAGGCGATGAACGTCGCCCTGGACGACGTACGGGCCTGGGGCCTGGACGTCGCGCTGGTCCTGGACCGACTGGTCGACGGCGACCTGCGCGGCATGTTCGACGGCCCCACCACGGTCGGCATCGACCTCGACGCCCCGCTGATCGTCTTCGACCTCTCCCACATCGACCGCAACTCCATCGCCATGCCCATCCTCATGGCGATCGTCGGCGTCTGGCTGGAACACACCTGGATCCGCCCCGACCGGAAGAAGCGCATCTTCCTGGTCGAGGAGGCCTGGCACATCATCAACAGCCCGTTCGTCGCCCAGCTCTTCCAGCGCCTGCTCAAGTTCGGCCGCCGGCTGGGCCTGTCCTTCGTGGCGGTCGTCCACCACCTCTCCGACGTCGTCGACGGCGCGGCGGCCAAGGAGGCCGCCGCCATCCTGAAGATGGCCTCGACCCGTACCGTCTACGCCCAGAAGGCCGACGAGGCACGGGCGACCGGACGCGTGCTCGGCCTGCCCCGCTGGGCGGTGGAGATCATCCCCACGCTGACACCCGGCATCGCGGTCTGGGACGTCAACGGCAACGTCCAGGTCGTCAAGCACCTGATCACCGAGACCGAACGCCCGCTCGTCTTCACCGACCGCGCGATGACCGAGTCCTCCTTCGACCGCCCGGAGGACGACGCCCTGCGCGCCGCCGAACTGGAGGCGGAGGAGCGGGCCGCGGCCTTCATGGAGCACCATCTGGGCGAACTGAGCGGCCTGGACGGGTCCTCGGAGTCGACCGTGGCGTAA